The sequence gatctcataaaaaaaaaaaaaaaaagaaaagaaaaaaaaaaagggagggaagaagacCAACTTTGGTCTTACAGTGACTTTGCTCTTACAGTTAACAGCCTGCACTGCGGAACCAGGATGGGCAGAGTTTGTGCTGCACTTTTGCTCCAGGCGTCTCATGTTATCATGGATCAGCCACAGCCACCTCTCCTGCAGTACTGTTGATGCAGGTGGGGCCTTCCAGGTGCCTGCATCATCTTGCATGGCTAAAAGAACCCATGGACAGTACTGTCTTGGCCATTGAGGGAAAAACAACTCCCTCTAAAAAGTCCTTTAATGGGCTTAAACACAGGCTGGAAGTGACCTGGAAGTTGGCTGTTGAGAATCACCTAAGTTAATTTAGACGTAATTGTTTTGTAATTTGCTATGGGCTATGCCTATATATCTGTTTCTACATCACCACATTACACTATTTATCTCAGCAACTACTGGTCATGCAGCTTGTTAAGCAGGGCAGAAAGATCTCTTTGTTCTCCCCTCCTAAGGGGTGTGACAGACTGTACCTTGGACTCCTCGAAGTGAAATGACCATTGCTTATGGCTGTGAACTGTTTATCAAAGCTGAAATTCTTCCAATAAGACAAAGTGTTTTAACCGTGTTGTGTTTGTGCCACATTAAACACTTCAGAACAACAACTCCAGACTGAACTGGAAAGCCACTGAGTACACCAACTactgaattattaaaataatcaggATAGGATCTGACCACCTGGTGTCCCTTCAGACCAAAATATGTTTCTGAGCAtgtaaaagacagcaaaaaaagatGGTTAAGATAAAAATCTATCTTGTGTGTGTAACTGGATTAAATCCTATCACACAAAACATGTACATTATTACATCTTATATTAATAAGATGTAAGCCCCATCACAAATCACTTAAGGAATTGAGTGGAAGCGAACAGCAGGTTTGGCTAGAGAGCCCTTTGTGCTGTGTGCAGTGCTGTATTCGGGAATCTGCCATGCACCCATCTGGAACTGCGGGAtcatgttgaaaaaaaaacatcctaGAAATGTAAGGCTGGATCTCAAAAACTGTCATTCTGCTCTGAGAAAGGATCAAATACACTGTTTAGGTCGTGAGCCACTCTCCTGCCTGTATCTCTATGACATGGATTTTCACTCTCTCTGTGCGACACTTAGCACCTCTCTTTGACTTTTATTGTACTGATTTCAGCCCATTTTTCCAGATCCCTGGGAATTTTGACACTGCCCTGCACAGATCATTGTATCTTATGCTATTTTACAAATTGTATTGTCTTGTGCCAATACCAAATTCACTACAAAAATAATGAGTTATATACTACACCTAAAGGAAAATTCACTTTACCATTTGACTGTAAAATGCTGATTACTGCTTTTAAACCACACCATTTCAAACGGCTGTGATTTCATCctttaaaaatttcagctgaatcaTTACTTGTCTGCTTTGTCTGTTTATGTGAATGTCAAGTGGAGCTATGTAAAATGCCTTATTAATGTCATGGAGCAACACTACTGTTTCCTCCTACTCTGCTAGGCCAGTTATCTTGCCAAAAACCTAAATCTCACAGATGTGATCAGATTATCTCTGACAAATCTGTATTAGCTTTACTTACTCTCTTTTTTACCTCTGGCTGTCTACAGGTCAATTGCTTAATAACTTACTCTAACATCATTCTAGGCAACAAAGATGGATAGGCTCCTAATATGTAATATGCCAGCACCTCTTTTCTCGCCTTTCCACAGACTGTACTGTGTGTGCCCTTTGATTCCCTgttttcccctcccctgcccccaacTGTAAGTTTACCAGTTCTCTTTGCAGTTTGTCATTTGCTAAGGTAGTTTGTGCTGTACTGTGGTGAAAACGTCACCAAATTCTGCAGATCTGCATACCATCAAGCATCCTTTGACACACTTCAACACTtggaaatattatttccttaaaTGCTCTTTGACACCTTTGACACTTTTCTTATTCTGGCCTGTGTTAATGGATCCATTAACTGGGGTGTCAGAGGGAATATTTTGCTTGCAAATAGGGAAGGGAAGGTTGGGATGCCCGTCGAGCCACTACCTGTTCGAAAAGCAGAGCACACACTCATTCGAGTAGGTCTTTCCATCGGTCCCACAAACTGGATTGTAGTCCTTTGGGCATCCAGGCATACCACCATACTTGTAGCAGGCGGGCTAGGGAAGACAGGTACATAAGAAATCTAAGAAAACACCATTTGACAGGGGTCCCTGACCAGCTTTCTGCTCTGGGGGCTCCTGAATAACGCTGGCACGCTCATGAACGAAGGGCAGCGCTCAAGAGGAGTTGCCACAGCATCGTGAGCTGCCACCTTATCTTTCATGCTTTTATGGGCATTTATCGCTCGCGGCTTGGCTGCGGTGTCAGGACACACGTGTGCGACAAGGCACCGCTCCTCCAGACGTCGTAACGTTAGCGGGACACGGGGCCAGCGAGTCCCCGTGAAGGGAACGGCAGATGGAGCTGGTAAGAGACGGGATCACCGGGGGTGCCGGGCTCCCGGGGTCCCCCGGGTGCGGGGGagcccccgcgcagccccggggTCCGGAGCCAAGGCCAGGATCTCCCGCCCGGCGCCGAGCCCGGGGCTCTGGGGAAGGGGCcgcccggcggcgggagggcaGCTGGGACCGTCCTTCCCGGGGACGACGCGGGGGTGGCACTCACCGGGAAGCTGGCAACGGCGCCGGGAGTCGAGAGGAGCCCTGTGGAGAGTAACTGGCGTTAACGGCGCCGCGTGCCGCCCGGATCCCCCCGACCTCCCCCCGCACAAGCCGGCGCCCGTTACCGCCCCCCCCCGTCCAGCCTCTGTCTGCTCCCGGCCCTCCCCGGCCCCAGCCGCTGTCCGCCCCCGGCACCAGCCAGCGCCCGTTAACGGCCCCCCTGACACCAGCCAGTGCCAGTTaccaccccccgccccgagcgGCCTCTGTCCGCCCCCGTCCCCCCCCGGCACCAGCCAGCGCCCGTTAACGGCCCCCGCCGGCACCAGCCAGCGCCCGTTAacggcccccccccccgagcaGCCTCTGTTCGCTCCCGGTTCCCCTGGCACCAGCCGGCGCCCGTTAccggcccccccccggccccgacCAGCCGCTGTCCGCTcccggctccccccggccccagccgcTGTCCGCCCCCGGCACCAGCCAGCGCCCGTTAACGGACCCCCGACACGTGCCGGTGCCCGTTAACGGCCCCCGCCGGCACCAGTCAGCGCCCGTTAACGGCCCCCTCCGGCACCAGCCAGCGCCCGTTAACGGACCCCGCCCCGAGGGGCCTCTGTCcgcccccgtcccccccccccggcaccagCCAGCGCCCGTTAAcggcccccccccggcaccAGCCAGCGCCCGTTAACGGCCCCCGCCGGCACCAGCTAGCGCCCGTTAacgccccccccctcccccgagCAGCCTCTGTTCGCTCCCGGCTCCCCGCCGGCACCAGCCGGCGCCCGTTaccggccccccccggccccgacCAGCTGCTGTCCGCTCCCGGCCCCCCCTGGCCCCAGCCGCTGTCCGCTCCTGGCTCCCCCCGGCCAGCCGCTGTCCGGCCCCGTTTTGTGCCGGTTCTCCACCCTGCCCCCGGACGGCTGACGCCCGCTGCCGGCTTCGATCCCCCACCCGCAAGCCGGCCGGTGCCCGGTACCGGCTCATGTTTCCCCTCCCCGAGACCGGACCGGCCGGGGCACAGTACGGGCCCGCTTCCCCGGCACCGGTTCCCCTTCCCCGACCGCCACTGCCTCGGCGCCGTGCGCCCGGTACCGGCGAGGAGGAcgggcagcagcaccagcacagtcACCGACAGCGCCATGTCCGCGGACAGACTAACGGcagcgggcggggcggggcgtgGGGCGCAACGGccgcggggggcgcggggcgcggcgcggacgggggcgggggcgggcgggagcgccggggccggccggggtGCCACGGGGGGGACCCGAGGGCTGAGGACCCGCGCGGCACCTACGGGAGCGGGACGGCCCCGCGCCATacgggagagggagggaggcaggaccCGCCGCGGGGAGCGGTGGCACCCGTGGGGAGGGACGTGTCCCCGCTTCACCCGCGGGCTCGGGGGGCGGGCAGCACCCGCGGGGGTCGGGCAGCACCTCCGCGGGTGCAGCGAGGGCAGGGACcctcccctgtgctgctgggggatgTGGGGATACGGTGCCCTGGTGCTGTCCTGGGCCAGCGAGTCCGTGCCTACCCTAGCAGCAGGTCCCCACGGGGTGTCTTGTCCATGCCGCTTCCACGGGGGGACCCTCAAAATACCCAGTCGCCAGCGGCTCCTCAAGCGCCGAAGCCCTACCAGCTCTGCACCCGCGCTCCCCTccgggctgggcaggagggcagcGGAACCAGTGGTGGGCTGTAACACCAGCATTCCCGGCTTCCCGGCTGGACTTGGCCTCATTGGAGTTGTGCTTTGATTGCAGTGTCTTGGCTGCGTGGGGAAGCTGGAAATGTGTGCAGTGCCATGTGGCTGTTAAAATCATAGCCCCTGTCCCATCATAAAGGGATGAGGTGGCCCGTGTGGAGCTATGagtggagagggagagaaaacgGATACAGCCCCAACGATAAAGCTGAACCGCTCGCATCCGAAGTCATGGGAATCCAGGCCAACGGGGGCTGGAAAACCTCGGCACG comes from Falco naumanni isolate bFalNau1 chromosome 1, bFalNau1.pat, whole genome shotgun sequence and encodes:
- the SPINK2 gene encoding serine protease inhibitor Kazal-type 2, which translates into the protein MALSVTVLVLLPVLLAGLLSTPGAVASFPPACYKYGGMPGCPKDYNPVCGTDGKTYSNECVLCFSNSENNKNVQIFKTGRC